In one Bacillus sp. PK3_68 genomic region, the following are encoded:
- a CDS encoding GDSL-type esterase/lipase family protein: MRIGLIGDSLTEGRPGVSFLNLLKERYPNLTFDNLGKPGETVKSLHARLTKSKLATDYDLAFLWIGTNDVYSKMLSVQAQPVAGDRQEFREVFTKVLEIVIASAKQVVTVSPAIIGENMSNEANKELRDLSTIIQSITDLYSTVSFLNMQAVFEGHLANVKSSDYMSTSVWRVMKDVLFYKNEARIDRLSNKRGLHLTLDGIHLNTSGARIVADEYTTVMEYLIYNNSRTLEK, from the coding sequence ATGAGGATTGGCTTAATTGGAGATAGTTTAACAGAAGGTCGCCCTGGCGTGTCTTTCTTGAATTTATTAAAAGAGAGATACCCGAATTTGACTTTTGATAATCTCGGAAAACCAGGTGAAACAGTCAAAAGTTTGCATGCTAGACTAACCAAATCGAAATTAGCAACAGATTATGATCTGGCTTTCCTGTGGATTGGAACCAACGATGTTTATTCTAAAATGTTAAGCGTTCAAGCACAGCCTGTTGCAGGAGACCGTCAGGAATTTCGAGAAGTGTTTACTAAGGTTTTAGAGATCGTTATCGCTTCTGCAAAACAGGTTGTTACTGTATCGCCGGCAATTATAGGAGAAAACATGAGCAATGAAGCAAACAAAGAATTAAGGGATTTGTCTACAATCATTCAGTCGATTACTGATCTATATTCCACTGTAAGCTTTTTGAATATGCAGGCTGTGTTTGAAGGACATCTAGCCAACGTGAAAAGCTCGGATTACATGAGCACCAGCGTTTGGAGAGTGATGAAGGATGTACTATTTTATAAAAATGAGGCTCGGATCGATCGATTATCAAACAAGCGGGGGCTCCATTTGACATTAGATGGCATTCATTTAAATACTAGCGGTGCCCGGATCGTTGCCGATGAATATACAACGGTGATGGAATATCTTATCTATAATAACAGTCGTACATTGGAGAAGTAA
- a CDS encoding SDR family oxidoreductase yields MGESKKVAIVTGGASGIGRALCNELTAHNVFVVIADINIREGKAVEEDLNKRNHHSKFVYLDVTDSASVEELIRETYRDFGRLDYLFNNAGMAMYGELYDMSIEDWKEIMDINLWGVIYGTQTGYKIMKEQGYGHIVNTASAAGLGPSPISSAYSTTKHAIVGLTTSLHYEAEEFGVKVSALCPAFVDTPIFDEAKAININKSMMTEQLKKQKPMSPEQLAKMTIRAVHKNKLIICPLPMRKTMDVIFTIFPPLHRSLMKLVCKVSRKARMS; encoded by the coding sequence ATGGGGGAAAGTAAAAAAGTTGCGATTGTAACTGGTGGAGCATCAGGAATAGGGAGAGCGCTCTGTAATGAATTAACTGCACATAATGTGTTTGTCGTTATTGCAGATATTAATATTCGAGAAGGAAAAGCTGTTGAAGAAGACCTTAATAAAAGAAATCATCATTCAAAGTTTGTTTATTTAGATGTCACTGATTCAGCTAGTGTGGAAGAGCTTATTAGAGAAACATATAGGGATTTTGGGAGATTGGATTATCTTTTTAACAATGCTGGCATGGCTATGTACGGTGAACTATATGATATGTCGATAGAAGACTGGAAAGAAATTATGGATATTAATTTATGGGGCGTCATTTATGGAACTCAAACCGGATACAAAATTATGAAGGAGCAGGGATATGGTCATATTGTCAATACGGCATCTGCTGCAGGTCTTGGTCCTTCTCCTATATCCTCAGCGTACTCAACAACAAAGCATGCTATCGTTGGGCTCACCACCTCTCTTCACTATGAAGCAGAAGAATTTGGTGTGAAAGTGAGCGCGCTTTGTCCGGCCTTTGTTGATACTCCAATTTTTGATGAAGCGAAAGCCATTAATATTAATAAATCTATGATGACCGAACAACTAAAAAAACAAAAGCCGATGTCACCAGAGCAGCTTGCCAAAATGACGATTCGTGCCGTTCATAAAAATAAACTTATCATCTGTCCACTCCCCATGCGTAAAACGATGGATGTCATTTTTACAATTTTTCCTCCATTACACCGTTCACTTATGAAATTAGTTTGTAAAGTAAGTAGAAAAGCCCGTATGTCGTAG
- a CDS encoding toxic anion resistance protein, which yields MTTENEKRPSLLKEDVGGLDDLLSSPFGESLMEQSPSPSLHEQSAPKKLIDVLPEEHRLKAQEIAKQIDPTNHQAVISYGTAAQTKLSGFSHSMLDHVQQKDIGTIGDILSDLMKKLQEVNPDELSPEKKNVFSRLFNKVSNSIQEIMSKYQKVGTQIDRISVKLDHSKKILLEDIQMLEQLYEKNKEYFQALNIFIAAGELKLEELEQETVPALRRKAEQSGDQMDFQDVNDMVQFADRLEKRLHDLKLSRQITIQSAPQIRMIQNMNQALAEKIQSSILTAIPLWKNQVAIALTLVRQRKAMESQKQVSQTTNDLLLKNAEMLKTNTIETAKENERGLVDIDTLKKTQANLISTLEETLRIQQEGRAKRKQAEQELSSMENELKQKLLNLK from the coding sequence ATGACAACAGAAAATGAGAAACGTCCCTCCTTATTAAAGGAAGATGTGGGTGGGCTTGATGATTTGCTTTCTTCGCCATTCGGCGAAAGCTTAATGGAGCAAAGTCCCAGCCCCTCTCTTCATGAACAATCAGCTCCTAAAAAATTGATTGATGTGCTTCCTGAAGAACACCGACTCAAAGCTCAGGAAATCGCCAAGCAAATTGATCCGACAAATCACCAGGCGGTTATCAGCTATGGTACAGCAGCTCAGACGAAGCTTTCAGGTTTTTCACATTCCATGCTTGATCATGTACAACAAAAAGATATCGGAACAATTGGGGATATCTTAAGTGATTTAATGAAGAAACTGCAGGAAGTCAATCCGGATGAATTAAGTCCTGAAAAAAAGAATGTATTCAGTCGTCTGTTTAATAAAGTATCCAACTCTATTCAAGAAATTATGTCAAAGTATCAAAAGGTTGGCACGCAAATTGACCGGATTAGCGTCAAGTTGGATCACTCGAAAAAGATTCTTTTGGAAGACATACAAATGCTGGAGCAATTGTATGAAAAAAATAAAGAATATTTCCAGGCGTTAAATATCTTTATTGCAGCCGGGGAATTAAAGCTAGAAGAGTTAGAACAGGAAACGGTTCCTGCCTTGCGCCGGAAGGCTGAGCAGTCAGGAGATCAAATGGACTTTCAAGATGTAAACGACATGGTACAATTTGCTGATCGTCTAGAAAAAAGACTACATGATTTAAAACTGAGCCGGCAGATCACGATTCAAAGCGCCCCGCAGATTCGCATGATTCAAAACATGAACCAAGCATTAGCTGAAAAAATCCAGTCTTCCATCTTAACGGCTATTCCATTGTGGAAAAACCAAGTGGCGATTGCACTTACGCTTGTCAGACAACGAAAAGCGATGGAGTCCCAGAAGCAAGTATCACAAACAACCAACGATTTGCTATTAAAAAATGCTGAAATGCTAAAAACGAATACAATAGAAACAGCAAAAGAAAATGAACGTGGCCTCGTTGATATCGACACATTAAAGAAAACACAGGCCAATTTGATCTCTACTTTAGAAGAAACGCTGCGCATTCAACAGGAAGGCCGGGCTAAACGTAAACAAGCCGAACAAGAACTTTCTTCTATGGAAAATGAGCTAAAGCAAAAATTGTTAAATTTAAAATAA
- a CDS encoding CidA/LrgA family protein — protein sequence MRNGCLFIVQLAFLWLIYELGQFISGFFHLPVPGNVLGMLILFLLLSFKIVKIRWIEKGALFLNTHLAFFFIPIAVGLMTFMPLLKESGGALAIILFGSSIIGMAVTGGVAQFLSAKQVHKEKGETTREHHHSV from the coding sequence ATGAGAAATGGTTGTCTGTTTATTGTTCAACTCGCTTTTTTATGGCTGATTTACGAGCTGGGCCAATTTATTTCTGGATTTTTTCACTTGCCTGTGCCTGGCAATGTTTTAGGAATGCTCATTTTATTTTTGTTGCTTTCTTTTAAAATAGTGAAAATAAGGTGGATTGAAAAAGGGGCTTTATTTCTAAACACGCATTTGGCTTTTTTTTTCATACCTATCGCCGTCGGTTTAATGACTTTCATGCCACTTTTAAAAGAGAGCGGTGGAGCGCTCGCTATTATTTTATTCGGCAGCTCCATTATCGGAATGGCAGTAACAGGCGGAGTGGCGCAATTTTTATCAGCGAAACAAGTGCACAAAGAAAAAGGGGAGACTACCCGTGAGCATCATCACTCTGTTTAA
- the yidC gene encoding membrane protein insertase YidC: MKKTSILLSSLLGASLFLSGCQAAQEEGHFFHDYLVRPFVELIHALGELLGSYGFAIIVITLAVRLILMPLMLNTMKKQQVMKEKMEVVKPEMDKIQKRLKAAKTPEEQRKVQQEMMALYQQHNINPFAMGCLPIFLQMPIWMGLYYAIRTSDDIRHAGFLWFKLGQPDIGMAIIAGVMYFIQFRVSLMSMPEQQQQQMKIVGMLSPVMILVFSFSAPAALPLYWGVSGLFLIGQTWLSKKLYPAKEVSKGK; encoded by the coding sequence TTGAAAAAAACATCGATACTGTTATCTTCTTTGCTCGGCGCCAGCCTTTTTTTGAGCGGGTGTCAGGCTGCTCAAGAGGAGGGGCACTTCTTTCACGATTATCTCGTCCGGCCTTTTGTTGAATTGATTCATGCACTTGGCGAGCTTCTCGGAAGCTATGGTTTTGCTATCATTGTTATCACGCTCGCTGTTCGCTTGATCTTAATGCCTTTAATGCTGAACACGATGAAGAAACAGCAAGTTATGAAAGAGAAAATGGAAGTCGTTAAACCAGAAATGGATAAGATCCAGAAACGATTGAAAGCCGCCAAAACTCCAGAGGAGCAGCGGAAAGTACAACAGGAAATGATGGCCCTTTACCAGCAGCATAATATTAATCCATTTGCCATGGGCTGTTTACCGATCTTTTTGCAAATGCCTATTTGGATGGGGTTATATTATGCGATCCGGACATCAGACGATATTCGGCATGCCGGTTTTCTTTGGTTCAAGCTTGGCCAGCCGGATATCGGAATGGCAATTATCGCTGGTGTTATGTACTTTATTCAATTCCGAGTATCCTTAATGAGCATGCCAGAACAGCAGCAACAGCAAATGAAAATTGTCGGCATGCTTTCACCTGTTATGATTCTCGTATTTTCGTTTTCCGCTCCGGCAGCACTTCCACTGTATTGGGGAGTGAGCGGTCTGTTCCTCATCGGACAAACGTGGCTGAGTAAGAAACTCTACCCTGCTAAAGAAGTAAGCAAAGGAAAATAA
- the bioB gene encoding biotin synthase BioB: MANWDHVAEQVLEGNELSDEQALAVLNCPDEELLTLLQAAYKVRSHYYGNKVKLNMIINTKSGLCPENCGYCSQSIRSTAPIEKYRMMDKESILQGAKQAYDLQAGTYCIVASGRGPSNKEVERVTEAVKEIKEKYQLKVCACLGLLKPEQAAKLKEAGVDRYNHNLNTSASHHEQITTTHTYDDRVRTVNTVKESGISPCSGVIIGMKEQKEDVVSMARSLRVLDADSIPVNFLHAIDGTPLEGTAELNPRYCLKVLCLFRFINPSKEIRISGGREVNLGALQPLGLYPANSIFVGDYLTTAGQETTADHKMIEEMGFEVEFASQSEEQPVV; this comes from the coding sequence ATGGCAAATTGGGACCATGTAGCAGAGCAAGTGTTGGAAGGGAACGAATTAAGTGATGAGCAGGCATTGGCCGTGTTAAATTGCCCAGATGAGGAGCTGCTGACTCTTTTGCAGGCTGCATACAAAGTGAGAAGTCATTATTACGGCAACAAGGTGAAGTTAAATATGATCATTAATACAAAGTCAGGGCTATGCCCGGAGAATTGCGGCTATTGCTCGCAATCTATCCGGTCGACGGCTCCAATTGAAAAGTACAGAATGATGGACAAGGAATCGATTTTACAGGGAGCCAAGCAGGCGTATGATTTGCAGGCCGGCACTTATTGCATCGTCGCCAGCGGCCGCGGGCCGAGTAATAAAGAGGTAGAGCGTGTGACGGAAGCAGTGAAGGAAATTAAAGAAAAATATCAATTAAAAGTGTGCGCTTGTCTCGGGCTGCTAAAGCCGGAACAAGCAGCCAAGCTGAAGGAAGCGGGAGTAGACCGTTACAACCATAATCTAAATACTTCAGCGAGCCACCATGAACAAATTACAACGACTCATACATACGATGACAGGGTAAGAACGGTCAATACCGTCAAGGAATCGGGCATCTCTCCTTGTTCGGGCGTCATCATTGGCATGAAGGAGCAAAAGGAAGACGTGGTTTCCATGGCCCGCAGCTTACGAGTGTTGGATGCCGACTCTATCCCGGTAAACTTTTTGCATGCGATCGATGGGACGCCGCTTGAAGGAACGGCTGAATTAAATCCCCGTTACTGTCTAAAGGTATTGTGTCTGTTCCGCTTTATTAATCCGTCAAAAGAAATCCGGATATCAGGAGGCCGGGAAGTGAACTTAGGTGCACTTCAGCCGTTGGGTCTTTATCCAGCTAACTCTATTTTTGTAGGGGATTATTTAACCACTGCCGGGCAAGAAACGACAGCTGATCATAAAATGATTGAAGAAATGGGCTTTGAAGTCGAGTTTGCTTCACAGTCAGAGGAGCAGCCAGTTGTGTGA
- a CDS encoding 5-bromo-4-chloroindolyl phosphate hydrolysis family protein, whose protein sequence is MKNPLLFILRAMITIPAVIICSLLFVNQLGLSPLLAVILAVALGAGIYFGLGKYADARLYKKYGLTRKEYNFILENMKEAKQKLSRLKNVFVRVRSISSLKQMIELNRLVRRIFSVVKKEPKRFYEAESFFYSHLDSVVELAEKYAWLNSQKLKDSSVKQSLLETKETLNDLTKTLEKDLHKVLAQDIEHLTFELDVAKQSLNRQELPEALEKGDKINYDNRK, encoded by the coding sequence ATGAAAAACCCATTGCTTTTTATCCTTCGCGCAATGATCACCATTCCCGCAGTGATCATTTGCTCGCTGCTCTTTGTGAATCAGCTCGGGCTCTCTCCCTTGCTGGCAGTTATATTAGCTGTGGCCTTGGGGGCCGGCATTTATTTCGGTTTGGGAAAATATGCAGATGCGCGTCTATATAAAAAATATGGCTTAACGAGAAAAGAATACAATTTTATTCTTGAAAATATGAAAGAAGCAAAACAAAAACTAAGCCGGCTAAAAAACGTGTTTGTCCGCGTGCGCAGCATCAGTTCCCTAAAACAAATGATTGAATTGAACCGTCTCGTACGCAGAATTTTTTCGGTAGTGAAAAAAGAGCCAAAGCGTTTTTATGAAGCAGAATCCTTTTTTTATTCCCACTTGGACTCTGTTGTTGAACTGGCTGAAAAATATGCGTGGTTAAATTCCCAAAAATTGAAGGACTCATCCGTCAAACAGTCTTTGCTGGAAACAAAAGAAACACTCAATGATCTAACAAAAACATTAGAAAAAGATTTGCATAAAGTATTGGCACAAGATATTGAACATTTAACTTTTGAACTTGATGTGGCCAAGCAGTCATTAAATAGACAGGAACTGCCCGAGGCCCTGGAGAAGGGAGATAAAATAAATTATGACAACAGAAAATGA
- a CDS encoding DUF1232 domain-containing protein produces the protein MKKIWKRLKFVFTFRRSIPFLKDFFLSREVTAVSKIVSIGLIIGYLLLPFDLIPDFFAVFGLIDDIAIFAFVLQQIVKLAPDSLKEKHKMI, from the coding sequence ATGAAGAAGATTTGGAAGCGGCTAAAGTTTGTTTTTACTTTCAGACGGTCTATCCCGTTCTTAAAGGATTTCTTTTTAAGCAGAGAAGTAACTGCCGTTAGCAAAATAGTATCCATTGGGTTAATCATTGGCTATTTGTTGCTGCCATTTGATTTGATTCCTGATTTTTTTGCCGTTTTCGGCTTAATAGATGATATTGCCATTTTTGCGTTTGTACTTCAACAAATTGTTAAACTGGCACCAGATTCATTAAAAGAAAAGCATAAGATGATATAA
- a CDS encoding cysteine desulfurase family protein: MKRIYLDHAATSPMHPEVMREILPYMSTTFGNPSSIHSFGRESRHAVDESRSILAASIGAKPREIIFTSGGTESVNLAVIGVALANEQKGKHIITTKIEHHAVLHSCLYLEKSGFNVTYLPVNEEGNISIDDLKKGLTNETILVSIMYGNNEVGTIQPIEEIAELLKDHPAYFHTDAVQAYGMEKIDVQQLGIDFMSATAHKINGPKGVGFLYAREGKRINPLIFGGGQELKRRAGTENVAGIVGLGVAAKMALSSRKQRSEQYLSFKEEMLSIFREHDLEFNVNGSLEGLPHVLNIYFKGAHVESLLTNMDLAGIAVSSGSACTAGSIQPSHVLVAMHGEDAMRSMSSIRFSFGRENTLEDVRIAANETANIVTRLAAEKLRK, translated from the coding sequence TTGAAACGCATTTATTTAGATCATGCTGCAACGTCTCCCATGCACCCAGAAGTTATGAGAGAGATCCTCCCATATATGTCAACTACATTTGGAAATCCATCTAGCATTCATTCCTTCGGTCGGGAAAGCAGACATGCTGTTGATGAATCAAGATCCATTCTTGCTGCAAGTATTGGGGCAAAACCGAGGGAAATTATTTTCACAAGCGGTGGAACAGAATCTGTTAATCTTGCTGTTATTGGAGTCGCTCTGGCAAATGAGCAGAAGGGTAAGCACATTATTACGACTAAAATTGAACACCATGCGGTCTTGCATTCATGTCTTTATTTAGAGAAATCAGGGTTTAATGTGACTTATCTACCTGTTAATGAAGAGGGAAATATATCGATAGATGATTTAAAGAAGGGACTTACAAACGAAACGATTTTAGTTTCTATTATGTATGGAAATAACGAGGTTGGCACGATTCAGCCTATTGAGGAAATAGCCGAGCTTTTAAAAGACCATCCAGCTTATTTTCATACTGATGCCGTCCAAGCATATGGAATGGAGAAAATCGATGTTCAACAATTAGGCATTGATTTTATGTCCGCAACGGCTCATAAAATTAATGGACCAAAAGGTGTAGGGTTTCTTTATGCAAGAGAAGGGAAGAGAATAAATCCCCTTATTTTTGGAGGAGGGCAGGAACTTAAACGGCGTGCTGGTACAGAAAACGTTGCCGGTATTGTTGGTCTAGGGGTTGCAGCAAAAATGGCACTTTCTTCTCGTAAACAAAGGAGTGAACAATACCTATCATTTAAAGAAGAGATGTTATCCATTTTCCGTGAGCATGACCTAGAGTTTAATGTTAATGGCTCTTTAGAAGGTTTACCGCACGTGCTAAACATATATTTTAAAGGGGCACATGTGGAATCTCTATTAACAAATATGGATCTTGCGGGGATCGCTGTGTCGAGTGGCTCTGCTTGCACAGCTGGATCGATTCAGCCTTCACATGTATTGGTCGCAATGCATGGAGAAGATGCTATGCGAAGTATGTCTTCAATTCGGTTCAGTTTTGGGAGAGAAAATACGCTAGAAGATGTGAGAATTGCTGCAAATGAAACAGCTAACATAGTTACACGATTAGCAGCTGAGAAGCTTAGGAAATGA
- a CDS encoding TetR/AcrR family transcriptional regulator codes for MNKRRYDSEKARKEIMEKATLLFSEKGYNQTSVGDISKASSYSKGHIYYHFQNKETLFVILAKKTMQEWHDKWLRKESTCSSATEKLYGMALHVLYNYQTPLLKAGQELASNPNSSSESVKELYNLAIVPMSAYRAILQEGVDQGEFIAGNIDEWTALLGSWLGGLCQLTNTQELGLLEPLFNQAITIFLRSIKKEGM; via the coding sequence TTGAATAAAAGACGTTATGACAGTGAAAAGGCAAGAAAGGAAATCATGGAAAAAGCAACATTGTTATTTTCTGAGAAAGGCTATAATCAAACATCAGTTGGAGACATATCAAAAGCGTCTAGTTACAGCAAAGGGCATATTTATTATCACTTTCAAAATAAAGAAACGCTTTTTGTCATACTGGCAAAAAAAACGATGCAAGAATGGCATGACAAGTGGCTGAGAAAAGAATCTACTTGCTCTTCTGCAACAGAAAAGTTGTACGGAATGGCCCTGCATGTTCTCTATAATTACCAGACACCGCTATTAAAAGCGGGACAGGAATTGGCATCAAATCCGAATTCGAGTTCAGAGTCTGTGAAAGAATTATACAATTTAGCCATTGTTCCAATGAGTGCGTACCGTGCTATTTTACAAGAAGGGGTAGATCAAGGAGAATTTATAGCTGGAAATATTGATGAATGGACCGCATTGCTTGGATCATGGCTCGGGGGATTGTGCCAGCTCACCAATACTCAGGAACTGGGTTTGCTTGAACCTCTTTTTAATCAAGCAATAACCATCTTTTTAAGATCCATCAAAAAGGAAGGGATGTAA
- a CDS encoding LrgB family protein encodes MSIITLFNIVLTLVVYLLARVLASRFPSPLTTPVFLSTVTIIFILVCSGMSYEDYTPAKEIMTYLLGPATVALAIPLYHNRHVLLQRAMPAFFGLTAGTLATITSAVWLTKAFQLPMATAASAAVKSVTTPVAIEVARIIGGDPALSAIFVMVAGMFGAMFGPWLLTWMRVTDPFSRGLSIGTTAHGIGTGQIVNEGSLQGAVSGAAMGFAAIFISFVLPWFFPLLK; translated from the coding sequence GTGAGCATCATCACTCTGTTTAATATTGTCTTAACACTTGTGGTTTATTTGCTTGCCCGTGTTCTTGCCTCCCGTTTCCCATCGCCGCTTACTACACCTGTATTTTTAAGCACAGTGACTATTATTTTTATTTTAGTGTGCAGTGGAATGTCTTATGAAGACTACACACCTGCAAAAGAAATCATGACTTATTTGCTTGGGCCTGCGACGGTAGCACTGGCTATTCCGCTGTATCACAACCGACATGTATTATTGCAGAGAGCTATGCCTGCTTTTTTTGGATTGACAGCTGGGACACTGGCAACTATTACTTCGGCAGTTTGGCTAACCAAAGCTTTTCAGTTGCCAATGGCGACCGCCGCCTCTGCCGCAGTCAAGTCAGTCACCACTCCGGTAGCCATTGAAGTAGCTCGTATAATCGGGGGAGATCCAGCTTTATCAGCTATCTTCGTTATGGTAGCAGGAATGTTCGGTGCCATGTTTGGACCCTGGCTGCTCACATGGATGAGGGTGACAGACCCCTTTTCCCGCGGCTTATCCATCGGAACGACTGCCCATGGAATAGGAACGGGCCAAATCGTTAATGAAGGAAGTCTTCAAGGGGCCGTTTCGGGCGCCGCTATGGGATTTGCAGCTATCTTTATCTCTTTTGTTCTGCCATGGTTTTTTCCATTGTTAAAATAA
- a CDS encoding potassium transporter TrkG — MKDPGKIKALKLSTFQLIVMLYLTGALFSTGLLLLPIAHKPGVEISLIDAAFVAVSALSVTGLSTVSVVDTFSTVGYFFILFILQVGGVGIMTLSSIIWILFGKRIGMRERQLIMADQNRTDLAGLVRLMIEIFLLILGIEAVGALILSTYFLQYYPTVSEAFLHGVFASISATTNGGFDITGSSLIVFSNDYFVQFINMILIVLGAIGFPVLVEIKDYLTYREPVKFHFSLFTKLTTTVYAILAALGTLLIYLLERNHFFIDKTWHESFFYSAFQSIAARSAGLTSLDLNEFSMATLLLISTLMFIGASPSSVGGGLRTTTFAIAILSVYFYARGKNTIKIFNREVHPVDVQRSFVVITTGFFIWGGSIIFLSFLEPGLPIIKIIFEVSSAFGTTGSSLGITSDLSTSAKLLLMTLMFIGRIGLFSLLFIIRGKEIKDSYNFPKERILIG; from the coding sequence ATGAAAGATCCTGGGAAAATAAAAGCACTCAAGTTGTCCACTTTTCAATTAATCGTCATGCTGTATCTAACCGGTGCATTGTTCTCTACCGGCTTATTGCTGTTACCTATTGCTCATAAACCCGGAGTTGAAATTTCTCTTATAGACGCTGCCTTCGTGGCGGTCAGTGCTTTAAGTGTTACTGGGTTATCAACAGTTTCAGTCGTTGATACATTCAGTACGGTCGGTTATTTTTTTATCCTGTTTATTTTGCAAGTAGGCGGCGTAGGGATTATGACTCTGAGCTCTATTATCTGGATCTTATTTGGAAAGCGGATTGGGATGCGCGAGCGTCAGCTGATCATGGCTGACCAAAATAGAACAGATTTAGCCGGACTCGTCAGGCTGATGATTGAAATCTTTTTATTAATTCTTGGAATTGAAGCTGTCGGTGCTCTTATTTTAAGCACGTATTTTCTTCAATATTATCCGACTGTTTCTGAAGCCTTTTTACATGGGGTTTTTGCTTCAATCAGCGCCACAACGAACGGCGGGTTTGATATAACCGGAAGCTCATTAATTGTTTTTTCCAATGATTACTTTGTCCAGTTTATCAATATGATATTGATTGTGCTCGGTGCTATCGGCTTTCCTGTGTTAGTAGAAATTAAAGATTATTTGACTTACAGAGAGCCAGTGAAGTTTCATTTCTCTCTGTTTACAAAGCTGACAACGACCGTATATGCCATTTTGGCGGCTCTCGGTACTCTGCTCATTTATTTGCTTGAACGAAATCACTTTTTCATTGATAAAACATGGCATGAGTCGTTCTTTTATTCTGCTTTCCAATCTATCGCTGCTCGCAGTGCTGGCTTGACTTCACTCGACTTAAACGAGTTTTCAATGGCTACCCTGCTGCTTATTTCAACACTGATGTTTATCGGCGCTTCGCCAAGCAGTGTAGGTGGCGGGCTTAGAACGACTACTTTTGCGATCGCCATTTTGAGTGTTTACTTTTATGCGAGAGGAAAAAATACCATTAAGATTTTTAATAGAGAAGTTCACCCAGTTGATGTACAACGCTCATTCGTCGTGATCACAACGGGCTTCTTTATTTGGGGCGGTTCGATTATTTTTCTTTCATTCCTTGAACCAGGGCTGCCTATTATAAAGATCATCTTTGAAGTATCTTCCGCTTTCGGAACTACCGGATCATCTTTAGGCATCACAAGCGATTTAAGTACTTCCGCTAAGCTATTATTGATGACGCTAATGTTTATCGGAAGAATCGGGCTTTTCTCTTTGCTCTTTATTATTCGCGGAAAAGAAATTAAGGACAGCTATAACTTCCCAAAGGAACGAATTTTAATTGGGTAA